In Oncorhynchus mykiss isolate Arlee chromosome 32, USDA_OmykA_1.1, whole genome shotgun sequence, the DNA window TTACactacagactgtccaggagttggcggatgctttagtccaggtctgggaggagatccctcaggagaccatccgccacctcatcaggagcatgcccaggcattgtagggaggtcatacaggcacgtggagaccacacacactactgagcctcatttggacttgttttaaggatattacatcaaagttggatcagcctgtagtgtggttttccactttaattttgagtgtgacttcaaatccagacctccatgggttgataaatttgatttccattgatcatttttgtgtgattttgttgtcagcacattcaactatgtaaagaaaaaagtatttaataagaatatttcattcattcagatctaggatgtgttattttaatgttccctttatttttttgagcagtgtatgtttttttcttcacattttcaaacagtacatttatatttccAACGGGCTATAcgtacatttgggtgagttttttttcttcGCCTGAGTatccttgtttcactgccaaaaatgaaATTTAAACATCTTGtattcagcgaaataacaacacaatgtcaaatacaggtagcctagtcaaataattaacatccaatcacattaaccgttactctctcacgggaaaccttcactcttgcgcagacatttagaatcgaaacatgacaatttgaaaaataagccactgCAGTTTTTTTGAGCAAGAATGAAGACGACTTTCGAgcagtaagacatgtataaaagcaacagataccattaataagaaggggctagaagcgtctgatattgtgagctaccgagtggctaggatcGGCAatccccatactattgtggagtacTTATTTGCATACAAGCCAATGAATTTtgtgcgttacagctggatgagtcagaagtggcgggcctggcacagctcctagtgtatgtccgttatgtttatggggggtcaattaaggaagacatcctcttctggaaaccaggacaacgtgagaggatatttttaaagtacggTACAGCTTTGTAACATCAAATGGACttgtggtcaagatgtgttggtatctgtactgattgCGCAAATGCCacgacagggagacatagtggagtggtaaagcgtgtgcaagcagttgctcctgacgccacttgggtacactgcagcatccaccgagaggctcttgctgccaagggaatgcctgacagcttgaaagacgttttggacactacagtgaaaatggttaactttgttaaagcaggGCCCCTGAactcatgtattttctgcattatgcaatggtatgggcagtgaccatgtaacacttttacaacatatgtgctggttatcaaggggaaaagaattgacacgttttttaaaattgagacacgagcttaaagttctttactgaccataattctcacttgtctgaccgcttgcatgatgacgagtttctcacacgactggcctatctgggtgatgttttttctcgcccgaatgatctgaatctaggattacagggaatccgcaactatattcaatgtgcaggacaaaaattaggctatgattaagaagttggagctcttttctgtctgcattaacaaggagagcacacaggtctttccatcattgtatgatttttttgtgtgcaaattaactcaagcttacagacaatgtcaaatgtgatatagcgaagcacctgggTGAGTTGGGTACGCAATTACGCAGGTTCTTTCCCAAAAacagacgacacaaacaactggattcattatccctttcatgccctgcctccagtccacttaatcagaagccactgtcagatttctggattgggctgtgcccagagtatcctgccttggcaaatcgtgctgttaagacaccGATGCCCTTTCCAACCTCGTAcatatgtgagagtggattctcggccctcactagcatgaaaactaaatacaggcacagactgtgtgtggaaaatgatttaagactgagactctccaaaACAACCCaacatcctttcaagcacacccttctcattaacctgtggtgagtttttcacaatttttgatgaacaaataaggtttaatATGTAAGacggctaaataaagagcaaaattatgaattattatattattatttgtaccCTGGTCCTGTAAGAGCtctgtcacttcccatgagccgggttgtgacaaaaacactCATTCGTATGTTTTACAAATGTatcttatagtgtgtgtgtggcaggcttacagtgatggcaaaacaacatttgagagtgcgctgaccctggtgctagagggggtacgcagctggattTTGAATTTTTGAAGGGGTAGGGACTATagaaagtttgggaaccactggtgtagATAAATTATACCCTATAATAGCCTTTTACATTTGTTTGGATGACCCAACCATTCCTAAAACGTATCATCTGAGCCAGAAATGAACAGGCCTAATTAAATCAAGCAATTATATTTGGAGGTCCTTCCACAATGTTGTTATGGAGCATTTACAGACAtactcaatctctctctatcccagtgtgttgtccccacttgcttcaagatgtacaccattgtccctgtacccaagaaagtgaaggtaactggACTAAATGACTCATCTCGCCCTGTAACGCTCAATTCCGTCATCATGGAgtactttgagaggctagttaaggatcatatcaccgccaccttacctgacatcctagaccaggggtgtcaaactcattccatggagggcctagtgtctgcaggttttttttcttctttctttcaattaagccctagacaaccagTTGTGGAGTTCCTTACTAACTATCAaacttaattcatcaatcaagtacaagtaAGTAGCGAAACACCGCAGACACTTGGCCCTCcacggaatgagtttgacacctgtgccCTAAACCCCCTACAATTTCCATcatgccccaacagatccatggaTGAAGCAATCgcaatcaccatcgcactgccctctcccacctggacaagaaaacctacgtaagaatgctgttcatcaactacagctcagccttcaacaccataatgccctccaagctcatcactaagctcgtGGCACAGGGtttgaaccctgccctgtgcaactcggttatggacttcctgacgggccgaccccaggtgttAAAGGTAGGCAACACCTCCGCTACGCTGGCCCTCAACAcggggtccccacaagggtgcgtgcgtgcctagccccctcctgtactgccTGCTCACCTATGACAGAGTGGCTACGCATGTCTCCTAATCAATCATTTTGTTCTTAGAcaacacaatagtggtaggcctgattaccaacgacgacaagacagcctagagggaggacaatctctccctcaacgtcaacaaaacaaagaagttGATCATGGACTTTGGgaaccagcagagggagcatgccccGAAAAACATTGACTGGGCCGgagtggagaggttgaaaagcttcaagttcctcggcgtccacatcactgacaacctgaaatggtccatgcacagacagtgtggtgaagaaggcctaACAGTACCTCTTCAACCTCGGGACTCTGATGAAATTTGGCTTGGTCCACCGAGCCaccgcctgttcaccccgctatctataaggcagagacagtacaggtgcatcaaagctgggacagagagactgaaaaacagcttctatctccaggccaccagactgttaaatagccaccactagctggcctccgcccagtacccttcCTTGAATTTAGTCCCtgttactagctggctaccatccgatactcaaccctgcacctttgAGACTGCTGCCGTATGTACAAAGTTATTGACCACTGGTTACTACAATATAATTGACCACTGGTTACTACAATATAATTTTACacactgttttacccacttcatatgcatatactgtattctagttaaggctcatcctatataattACTGCTGCACACACCTTTTCTactcatatactgtctatacacatatacagtaccttcagaaagtattcagaccccttgactttttccacattttgttacattacagccttattctaaaatagattaaattgttttttccccctcgtcAAGGcactagttacagtgccttgcgaaagtattcgccccccttgaactttgcgaccttttgccacatttcaggcttcaaacataaagatataaaactgtatttttttgtgaagaatcaacaacaagtgggacacaatcatgaagtggaacgacatttattggatatttcaaactttaacaaatcaaaaactgaaaaattgggcgtgcaaaattattcagcccctttactttcagtgcagcaaactctctccagaagttcagtgaggatctctgaatgatccaatgttgacctaaatgactaatgatgataaatacaatccacctgtgtgtaatcaagtctccgtataaatgcacctgcactgtgatagtctcagaggtccgtcaaaagcgcagagagcatcatgaagaacaaggaacacaccaggcaggtccgagatactgttgtgaagaagtttaaagccggatttggatacaaaaagatttcccaagctttaaacatcccaaggagcactgtgcaagcgataatattgaaatggaaggagtatcagaccactgcaaatctaccaagacctggccgtccctctaaactttcagctcatacaaggagaagactgatcagagatgcagccaagaggcccatgatcactctgggtgaactgcagagatctacagctgagatgggagactctgtccataggacaacaatcgtatattgcacaaatctggcctttatggaagagtggcaagaagaaagccatttcttaaagatatccataaaaagtgtcgtttaaagtttgccacaagccacctgggagacacaccaagcatgtggaagaaggtgctctggtcagatgaaaccaaaattgaactttttggcaacaatgcaacacagctcatcaccctgaacacaccatccccactgtcaaacatggtggtggcagcatcatggtttgggcctgcttttcttcagcagggacagggaagatggttaaaattgatgggaagatggatggagccaaatacaggaccattctggaagaaaacctgatggagtctgcaaaagacctgagactgggacggagatttgtcttccaacaagagaatgatccaaaacataaagcaaaatctacaatggaatggttcaaaaataaacatatccaggtgttagaatggccaagtcaaagtccagacctgaatccaatcgagaatctgtggaaagaactgaaaactgctgttcacaaacgctctccatccaacctcactgagctcgagctgttttgcaaggaggaatgggaaaaaatgtcagtctctcgatgtgcaaaactgatagagacataccccaagcgacttacagctgtaatcgcagcaaaaggtggcgatacaaagtattaacttaagggggctgaataattttgcacgcccaatttttcagtttttgatttgttaaaaaagtttgaaatatccaataaatgtcgttccacttcatgattgtgtcccacttgttgttgattcttcacaaaaaaatacagttttatatctttatgtgtgaagcctgaaatgtggcaaaaggtcgctaagttcaagggggccgaatactttcgcaaggcactgtatattccggactctgagaTTACTCATTCTAATATTTGTTCATTATTTTCTTTAAATGCTTTTGATTTgcgaacataagcatttcgctacacctatGTTAACATAAgcaaaaaatatgtatttaacctttatttaactaggcaagtcatttaagaacaaattcttatttacaatgacggcttaccccagccaaacctggatgattcaaaccagggactgtagtgacgcctcttgcactgagatgaagTGCCCGAGTGGCGCTGCGTATGTAACcaataatattttatttgaaaCAATAAGAATATCAGAATTTCAGGCAATGTCTTGAGACAAGTGTATCATGAGACATTGCTAGAAATGAGTGACCAACATGTTGTAGATTTACCTTTTAAACAGTCTCCACAATTTATATTATGGTCTATCTATAGCCCGCTTTCCAAAATCATTGATTCTGACTTCCGCCACTTCTCTATTGGAGGTAGGTCAGCCGCCATCCAAAAAAACTTGCAAATCCATCATAGATCATGTATTGCCCTACTCCACAATTCCAAGATGATTTGCTCTGGCCAGCAACCTCTGCAGAGCAGCAAGTGCTTATGCTTTTATGGGCGCAAGAACACGAGCTCAAATTTGCAGGGCCCTCATTTAGAGAAACCAGTGGATGTGACAACCCGTCCGTAGTTTATGCATCTCTGGCAAGGAATGGACTTAAATGGACCGTTAaggggtgcactatataggaaatagggtacaatttgggatGAAACCAATGTCTTAGGAGACTGATATCCTGCTGTCATGCATAATTACACTGTTGTTCAAATTCTCCTTATAAAATGTTACATGATAAAATGAATATATTGTTATCAATTTGCAACCTAATCTATAAATTATCGATATCGTTTGTTCATTCCACAACAAATGCCATTCTTTTTTACAATACTCTAAAAAAGTTGAATAAAGGACATTTTCATTTATAGAACATGGCTTACCTCAAATAGTGCAATATGGCACAAAACTAATGAAAATAAGTGGTGGGAGCAAGCAAAATTGGTTAATTTAATCTCAGAAACAAACGTACTAGAAACAAATTTACATAATGAGAGAATTTAATTTAACTTCAGTATTACCACAACTTTTGATCCAGGTGGGAAACATCAATTTGGCTTTGTGTCTAAAATGTTAACAATAGTTTGATGTAAATAGTTACTGTCAGGTTTCATACGAGAATGAAGGTTTCATTTCTCAAACAAGACAGACATGCTCGCCTCTGGCACGCCGCGCTATAACGAACAGGGAAAATTACCATTCAAAACCGAAGATATCATTTCAAAGATAAACAATTTTTCAAAGTGTCTGCCACGAATCCTAACCCTATGGATTGAATACAAATCTTGATCTTCCAGCTGGGTAGTGCTAACTCAGTGAGCTCTTACTCCTAACGGTCCTCTTCACACAGACGGAACATAGACCTCCACCTAGGAGCCGACCCAGGGGTCTTGTCTCTGCGTCCGGGAGATGAAGGAGATCTTCCTGGCCATTTCAGAATGATAGATCCTCTTGCAGTTTTCATAGTTCTCTCGCTGCCTGCGCCGACAGGGCTTCTCATAGTAGCGCTTTCGTTTCACCGTTTCGATAATTCCATCCACAGACAGCACTCTTAAGGGTGCAaaatgagagagcagagagaaatgggttagaagtaggcctatacctGTATACCTTccatgtcaaatgttttattttttgatATGAGGATGTGTTAGCCATTATACGTCTCATTAAAAGGCTTATAATATAATGTCTGAGTAGTAGGAAATATTCATCCATCTCAAATGGCTGTTTTTTAGTCAGCATCACGCAAGACACATAAGACATAAGGGGGTTATCATAGGACTTAACTAGTCTTAAAATGCAATGCATCAGAACGTTAAAGCCACAGGCTTTAGGTAAAAATAGGAATTTCTAATATGCAAGAGGGAATGGAGAGGCTTAGGGAAAGATAGACAACCAagcaggaagggagagaaagcagTAGAAAATAGCCCCTCCCCGATGGTAGCAATTTTGGGAGATTCTTCAGTTCGCTAATTTGAGAACAGGATCTGGCAGCGCTCCGTTTTGGACTGTTTCGTTCCAGAACCCATTTGCCATAATCCGGTACCTCATATGGCATGAAAAATTATTGGGACTGTTTGCTTTTATTAAAAATGTTACATTGCAATCAGAGTTAATTCAAGTTGCCGCCTCTAACTAACAAAATGTTGTGTTGGGCCGGCACGGGTTTATGTTTGCACAACATTTCCAACGCGTGGCCGTGTCgctcacagaactagaatgagattcacATTATTTGacgttgctccctctctctgctctgatagacatgagcctgcaactcttCTCTCCAGCTATGCACTTAATTTTCTTCCTTATACAAGCATAGCGTCAGGAAGGGTACTGGAGGCGCTGATGAAATGACCCCTGatgaattgaaatacatttgccaaagaactactgctgtctgttcagaaacaAATTAAACAGTTCAGAACACTACACCAGGAGTAGGCCTATCATTTAGCCACAGAATCAATAGCTTTTTGTTTTCTTCAATTGCCTAGCCGTGGATTGTGTGTAGCCCAATCACAAAGCATGCCTACAGTCGGGAAAATCTTTCAGTGAAcggcatcaaatcaaatgttatttgtcacatgcggagaatacaacagttgtagacgtTACAGTggcatgcttacttacaagcccttaaccaacaatgctttgaGAAGTAAAGAAAAATAAGAGTGAAGTAAAAAATGTCAAATACAAGTAACAAAtaatttaacagcagcagtaaaataacaatagcaaggctatatacagggagtaccggtacagagtcaatgtgcgggggcaccggttagtcgaggtatgtacatgtaggtagagttaaagtgactttgCACAGATAATaaaaagagtagcagcagtgtaagagGGGTCTGAGTTGGCCTTTgataagctgttcaggagtcttatggcttgggggtagaagctgttaataaGCCTCTAcaacctagacttggcactcaggtaccgcttgccgtgtggtagcaaagagaacagtctatgactaggatggctggagtctgacaatttttagggccttcctctgacacctcctcgtatagaggtcctggatggcaggaagcttggccccagtgatgtactgggccgtacgcactatcctctgtagtgccttgaggtcggaggccgaggagttgccgtaccaggcagtgatgcaatcagaCAGGATGCTCGATGGTGCAGctctagaaccttttgaggatctgaggacccatgccaaatctgttcAGTCTCCCGCGGGGGAAATAGGCGTTGTTGTGCCATCTTCACGACTGtcgtggtgtgtttggaccatgttagtttgttggtgatgtggacgccaaggaacttgaagcgctcaacctgctccactacagccccgtcgatgagaatgggggcgtgcttggtactccttttcctgtagttcacaatcatctcctttgtcttgatcctgttgagggagaggttgttgtcctggcaccacacggccaggtctctgaccccctccctataggctgtctcatcgttgtcggtgatcaggcctaccactgttgtgtcatcagcaaacttaatgatggtgttggagtcatgcctggccatgcagtcatgagtgaacagggagtacaggaggggactgagccgcccccgtgttgaggatcagcatggcggatatgttgttacctacccttaccaccagtcgcagaaggaggtgtttcatcccagggtccttagcttagtgatgagctttgagggaactattgtgttgaaagctgagctgtagtcaatgaatagcattctcacataggttggCGTGGGTTAGCGTAGAGGCAGTTCAGAgattaaatggggggggggggggggggggggggtcacattcAGGTTTCACACAATCGTGGGGAAACACAgattggaaagcaaatggctcctgctgaaaagtgaagaCAAATCTGTCAGTAGGCTAACAAATTCACTACAtaagcaaaagtatgtggacacatgcttgtcaaaaatctcattccaaatgtattaatatggagttgatctcccctttgctgctagaacaacctccactcttctgggaagactttccactagatgttggaacattgctgcagggacttgcttccattcagccacaagagcattaatgaggtcaggcactgatgttgggtgattaggcctggcttcgcagtcagcgttccaattcatcccaaaggtgttcgatggggttgaggtcagggctctgtgcaggtcagttaagttcttccacaccgatcgacaaaccatttctgtatggccctcgctttgtcatgctgaaacaggaagggccttccccaagctgtttccacaaagttggaagcacagaattgtctagaatgtcattgtatgctgcagcgttaagatttcccttcactggaactaaggggcctagcccagaccatgaaaaacatccccatttcattattcctcctccaccaaactttacagttggtactttGTATTCGCGCAGGTAGCGGTCTCCTGGCATCTGTCAAACCTAGAATCagctgtcggactgccagatggtgaagcgtgattcagagaacaggtttccactgctccagagtccaatggcgg includes these proteins:
- the mrps21 gene encoding 28S ribosomal protein S21, mitochondrial; the encoded protein is MANHLRFVARTVMVQEGNVDAAYKALNRVLSVDGIIETVKRKRYYEKPCRRRQRENYENCKRIYHSEMARKISFISRTQRQDPWVGS